The Saccopteryx leptura isolate mSacLep1 chromosome 2, mSacLep1_pri_phased_curated, whole genome shotgun sequence genome has a window encoding:
- the TLR4 gene encoding toll-like receptor 4 isoform X1, which produces MTPPTRLAGTLIPAMAFLSCLRPESWEPCVQVVPNTTYQCMDLNLYKIPDNIPASTKNLDLSFNPLRRLGSHSFSKFSELQVLDLSRCEIQMIEDNAYQGLEHLSTLILTGNPIHSFATEAFSGLSSLQVLVAVEINLPSLKALPIGYLKSLKELNVAHNLINEFHLPEYFSHLPNLELLDLSNNKIRRIDRKGLQVLHQMPPCKLSLDLSLNPLDFIQPETFENIHLHELTLRNTFNSTAVMKTCIQGLAGLTIKRLVLGEFKNERNMDSVDKCALEGLCHLTIEEFRIAHFDDFSEDALYSSSCLANVSKISLVSLNLKSLEGPPKDFRWQSLTLVDCRLEHFPTLDLAFLRKFVFTANKRVTTFTDVNLPNLEFLDLSRNGLSFKSCCSDRDFGTTRLKHLDLSFNDVITMGSNFLNLEQLEHLDFQHSNLKQASDFSVFLSLKNLVYLDISYTNTRVVFHAIFDGLFSLQVLKMAGNYFQDDFLPNIFTDLTNLTFLDLSKCQLKSVSQDAFGSLLKLRFLNMSHNNLLSLDILPYKDLSLQVLDYSFNHIVAAKRQDLQHFPRSVSSLNLTQNDLSCACEHLSFLQWVQDHRHLLVGAEKMVCAKPLDRQGMPVLSFRNATCQTSKTIISVSVLGVVVVSVVAVLVYKFYFHLMLLAGCKRYGKGESTYDAFVIYSSQDEDWVRNELVKNLEEGVPHFHLCLHYRDFIPGVAIAANIIQEGFHKSRKVIVVVSRHFIQSRWCLFEYEIAQTWQFLSSHAGIIFIVLQKVEKSLLRQQVELYRLLSRNTYLEWEDSVLGRHIFWRRLRKALLDGKPWSPEEITDAESSQQEATAST; this is translated from the exons ATGACGCCTCCCACCCGCCTGGCTGGGACTCTGATCCCAGCCATGGCCTTTCTCTCCTGCCTGAGACCTGAGAGCTGGGAACCTTGTGTGCAG GTGGTTCCAAACACTACTTACCAGTGCATGGATCTGAATCTCTACAAAATCCCTGATAACATCCCCGCATCAACTAAGAACCTGGACCTGAGCTTTAACCCCCTGAGGCGTTTAGGCAGCCATAGCTTCTCCAAATTCTCAGAACTGCAGGTGTTGGATTTATCCAG GTGTGAAATTCAGATGATTGAAGATAATGCATATCAAGGCCTAGAGCACCTCTCCACCTTGATATTGACGGGAAACCCTATCCACAGCTTTGCCACGGAAGCCTTTTCTGGACTGTCAAGTTTACAGGTGCTGGTGGCGGTGGAGATAAATCTACCATCTCTGAAGGCCTTGCCCATTGGATATCTGAAATCGTTGAAGGAGCTCAATGTGGCTCACAATCTTATTAATGAATTCCATTTACCTGAGTATTTTTCTCACCTGCCTAACCTGGAACTCTTAGACCTTTCCAATAACAAGATCCGACGTATTGATCGTAAAGGCTTGCAGGTTCTCCACCAAATGCCCCCATGCAAACTCTCTTTAGACTTGTCCCTCAATCCTTTAGACTTTATCCAACCAGAGACCTTTGAAAATATTCATCTCCATGAACTGACTTTGAGAAATACTTTTAACAGTACAGCTGTAATGAAAACTTGTATTCAAGGTCTGGCTGGTTTAACCATCAAACGGCTGGTTCTGGGAGAATTTAAGAATGAAAGGAACATGGATAGTGTTGACAAATGTGCCCTGGAGGGACTGTGCCATTTGACCATTGAAGAATTCCGAATAGCACACTTTGATGACTTCTCAGAGGACGCTCTTTATTCTTCAAGTTGTTTGGcaaatgtttctaaaatttcTCTGGTCTCATTGAATTTGAAGAGTCTAGAAGGCCCCCCTAAAGATTTCAGATGGCAGTCCTTAACATTGGTTGATTGTAGACTGGAACATTTTCCCACTTTGGATCTGGCCTTTCTCCGGAAGTTTGTTTTCACTGCCAACAAACGCGTGACCACTTTTACTGATGTTAATCTACCAAACCTTGAGTTTCTAGACCTCAGTAGAAACGGGCTCAGTTTCAAGAGTTGCTGTTCTGACAGGGATTTTGGGACAACCAGACTGAAACACTTAGATCTGAGCTTCAATGATGTCATTACCATGGGTTCAAACTTCTTGAATTTAGAGCAGCTAGAACACCTCGATTTCCAGCATTCCAATTTAAAACAGGCCAGTGATTTTTCAGTCTTCCTATCACTCAAAAACCTCGTTTACCTTGATATTTCTTACACGAACACCCGAGTTGTCTTCCACGCCATCTTTGACGGCTTGTTCAGCCTCCAAGTCTTGAAAATGGCTGGCAACTATTTTCAGGATGACTTCCTTCCAAATATCTTCACAGATCTGACTAACTTGACCTTCCTGGACCTCTCTAAGTGTCAATTGAAAAGCGTGTCCCAGGACGCATTTGGCTCACTCCTTAAACTTCGGTTTCTGAATATGAGTCACAACAATCTCTTGTCCTTGGATATACTTCCTTATAAAGATCTCTCCCTTCAGGTCCTGGATTACAGTTTTAACCATATAGTGGCCGCCAAGAGGCAAGACCTACAACACTTCCCACGTAGTGTATCTTCCTTAAACCTGACTCAGAATGACTTGTCCTGTGCTTGTGAACACCTGAGTTTCCTGCAGTGGGTCCAGGACCACAGGCACCTCTTGGTGGGAGCTGAGAAAATGGTGTGCGCGAAACCGTTAGACAGGCAGGGTATGCCTGTGCTCAGTTTTAGAAACGCCACCTGTCAGACAAGCAAGACGATCATCAGCGTGTCGGTTCTCGGTGTAGTTGTGGTGTCTGTGGTAGCAGTTCTGGTCTATAAGTTTTATTTCCACCTGATGCTTCTGGCTGGCTGCAAAAGGTACGGCAAAGGCGAGAGCACCTACGATGCCTTTGTGATCTACTCGAGCCAGGATGAGGACTGGGTGAGGAATGAGTTGGTAAAGAACCTGGAGGAAGGGGTGCCCCATTTTCACCTCTGCCTTCACTACAGGGACTTTATTCCTGGTGTGGCCATCGCTGCCAACATCATCCAGGAAGGTTTTCACAAAAGCCGGAAAGTGATTGTTGTCGTGTCCCGGCATTTCATCCAGAGCCGATGGTGCCTCTTTGAGTATGAGATTGCCCAGACCTGGCAGTTTCTGAGCAGTCATGCGGGCATCATCTTCATCGTCCTGCAGAAGGTGGAGAAGTCCCTGCTTCGGCAGCAGGTGGAGCTGTATCGCCTTCTCAGCAGGAACACTTATCTGGAGTGGGAGGACAGTGTCCTGGGGAGGCACATCTTCTGGAGACGACTCAGGAAAGCCCTGCTGGATGGTAAACCATGGAGTCCGGAAGAAATAACAGATGCAGAGAGCAGCCAGCAAGAGGCAACAGCCTCCACCTGA
- the TLR4 gene encoding toll-like receptor 4 isoform X3, giving the protein MIEDNAYQGLEHLSTLILTGNPIHSFATEAFSGLSSLQVLVAVEINLPSLKALPIGYLKSLKELNVAHNLINEFHLPEYFSHLPNLELLDLSNNKIRRIDRKGLQVLHQMPPCKLSLDLSLNPLDFIQPETFENIHLHELTLRNTFNSTAVMKTCIQGLAGLTIKRLVLGEFKNERNMDSVDKCALEGLCHLTIEEFRIAHFDDFSEDALYSSSCLANVSKISLVSLNLKSLEGPPKDFRWQSLTLVDCRLEHFPTLDLAFLRKFVFTANKRVTTFTDVNLPNLEFLDLSRNGLSFKSCCSDRDFGTTRLKHLDLSFNDVITMGSNFLNLEQLEHLDFQHSNLKQASDFSVFLSLKNLVYLDISYTNTRVVFHAIFDGLFSLQVLKMAGNYFQDDFLPNIFTDLTNLTFLDLSKCQLKSVSQDAFGSLLKLRFLNMSHNNLLSLDILPYKDLSLQVLDYSFNHIVAAKRQDLQHFPRSVSSLNLTQNDLSCACEHLSFLQWVQDHRHLLVGAEKMVCAKPLDRQGMPVLSFRNATCQTSKTIISVSVLGVVVVSVVAVLVYKFYFHLMLLAGCKRYGKGESTYDAFVIYSSQDEDWVRNELVKNLEEGVPHFHLCLHYRDFIPGVAIAANIIQEGFHKSRKVIVVVSRHFIQSRWCLFEYEIAQTWQFLSSHAGIIFIVLQKVEKSLLRQQVELYRLLSRNTYLEWEDSVLGRHIFWRRLRKALLDGKPWSPEEITDAESSQQEATAST; this is encoded by the coding sequence ATGATTGAAGATAATGCATATCAAGGCCTAGAGCACCTCTCCACCTTGATATTGACGGGAAACCCTATCCACAGCTTTGCCACGGAAGCCTTTTCTGGACTGTCAAGTTTACAGGTGCTGGTGGCGGTGGAGATAAATCTACCATCTCTGAAGGCCTTGCCCATTGGATATCTGAAATCGTTGAAGGAGCTCAATGTGGCTCACAATCTTATTAATGAATTCCATTTACCTGAGTATTTTTCTCACCTGCCTAACCTGGAACTCTTAGACCTTTCCAATAACAAGATCCGACGTATTGATCGTAAAGGCTTGCAGGTTCTCCACCAAATGCCCCCATGCAAACTCTCTTTAGACTTGTCCCTCAATCCTTTAGACTTTATCCAACCAGAGACCTTTGAAAATATTCATCTCCATGAACTGACTTTGAGAAATACTTTTAACAGTACAGCTGTAATGAAAACTTGTATTCAAGGTCTGGCTGGTTTAACCATCAAACGGCTGGTTCTGGGAGAATTTAAGAATGAAAGGAACATGGATAGTGTTGACAAATGTGCCCTGGAGGGACTGTGCCATTTGACCATTGAAGAATTCCGAATAGCACACTTTGATGACTTCTCAGAGGACGCTCTTTATTCTTCAAGTTGTTTGGcaaatgtttctaaaatttcTCTGGTCTCATTGAATTTGAAGAGTCTAGAAGGCCCCCCTAAAGATTTCAGATGGCAGTCCTTAACATTGGTTGATTGTAGACTGGAACATTTTCCCACTTTGGATCTGGCCTTTCTCCGGAAGTTTGTTTTCACTGCCAACAAACGCGTGACCACTTTTACTGATGTTAATCTACCAAACCTTGAGTTTCTAGACCTCAGTAGAAACGGGCTCAGTTTCAAGAGTTGCTGTTCTGACAGGGATTTTGGGACAACCAGACTGAAACACTTAGATCTGAGCTTCAATGATGTCATTACCATGGGTTCAAACTTCTTGAATTTAGAGCAGCTAGAACACCTCGATTTCCAGCATTCCAATTTAAAACAGGCCAGTGATTTTTCAGTCTTCCTATCACTCAAAAACCTCGTTTACCTTGATATTTCTTACACGAACACCCGAGTTGTCTTCCACGCCATCTTTGACGGCTTGTTCAGCCTCCAAGTCTTGAAAATGGCTGGCAACTATTTTCAGGATGACTTCCTTCCAAATATCTTCACAGATCTGACTAACTTGACCTTCCTGGACCTCTCTAAGTGTCAATTGAAAAGCGTGTCCCAGGACGCATTTGGCTCACTCCTTAAACTTCGGTTTCTGAATATGAGTCACAACAATCTCTTGTCCTTGGATATACTTCCTTATAAAGATCTCTCCCTTCAGGTCCTGGATTACAGTTTTAACCATATAGTGGCCGCCAAGAGGCAAGACCTACAACACTTCCCACGTAGTGTATCTTCCTTAAACCTGACTCAGAATGACTTGTCCTGTGCTTGTGAACACCTGAGTTTCCTGCAGTGGGTCCAGGACCACAGGCACCTCTTGGTGGGAGCTGAGAAAATGGTGTGCGCGAAACCGTTAGACAGGCAGGGTATGCCTGTGCTCAGTTTTAGAAACGCCACCTGTCAGACAAGCAAGACGATCATCAGCGTGTCGGTTCTCGGTGTAGTTGTGGTGTCTGTGGTAGCAGTTCTGGTCTATAAGTTTTATTTCCACCTGATGCTTCTGGCTGGCTGCAAAAGGTACGGCAAAGGCGAGAGCACCTACGATGCCTTTGTGATCTACTCGAGCCAGGATGAGGACTGGGTGAGGAATGAGTTGGTAAAGAACCTGGAGGAAGGGGTGCCCCATTTTCACCTCTGCCTTCACTACAGGGACTTTATTCCTGGTGTGGCCATCGCTGCCAACATCATCCAGGAAGGTTTTCACAAAAGCCGGAAAGTGATTGTTGTCGTGTCCCGGCATTTCATCCAGAGCCGATGGTGCCTCTTTGAGTATGAGATTGCCCAGACCTGGCAGTTTCTGAGCAGTCATGCGGGCATCATCTTCATCGTCCTGCAGAAGGTGGAGAAGTCCCTGCTTCGGCAGCAGGTGGAGCTGTATCGCCTTCTCAGCAGGAACACTTATCTGGAGTGGGAGGACAGTGTCCTGGGGAGGCACATCTTCTGGAGACGACTCAGGAAAGCCCTGCTGGATGGTAAACCATGGAGTCCGGAAGAAATAACAGATGCAGAGAGCAGCCAGCAAGAGGCAACAGCCTCCACCTGA
- the TLR4 gene encoding toll-like receptor 4 isoform X2: MDLNLYKIPDNIPASTKNLDLSFNPLRRLGSHSFSKFSELQVLDLSRCEIQMIEDNAYQGLEHLSTLILTGNPIHSFATEAFSGLSSLQVLVAVEINLPSLKALPIGYLKSLKELNVAHNLINEFHLPEYFSHLPNLELLDLSNNKIRRIDRKGLQVLHQMPPCKLSLDLSLNPLDFIQPETFENIHLHELTLRNTFNSTAVMKTCIQGLAGLTIKRLVLGEFKNERNMDSVDKCALEGLCHLTIEEFRIAHFDDFSEDALYSSSCLANVSKISLVSLNLKSLEGPPKDFRWQSLTLVDCRLEHFPTLDLAFLRKFVFTANKRVTTFTDVNLPNLEFLDLSRNGLSFKSCCSDRDFGTTRLKHLDLSFNDVITMGSNFLNLEQLEHLDFQHSNLKQASDFSVFLSLKNLVYLDISYTNTRVVFHAIFDGLFSLQVLKMAGNYFQDDFLPNIFTDLTNLTFLDLSKCQLKSVSQDAFGSLLKLRFLNMSHNNLLSLDILPYKDLSLQVLDYSFNHIVAAKRQDLQHFPRSVSSLNLTQNDLSCACEHLSFLQWVQDHRHLLVGAEKMVCAKPLDRQGMPVLSFRNATCQTSKTIISVSVLGVVVVSVVAVLVYKFYFHLMLLAGCKRYGKGESTYDAFVIYSSQDEDWVRNELVKNLEEGVPHFHLCLHYRDFIPGVAIAANIIQEGFHKSRKVIVVVSRHFIQSRWCLFEYEIAQTWQFLSSHAGIIFIVLQKVEKSLLRQQVELYRLLSRNTYLEWEDSVLGRHIFWRRLRKALLDGKPWSPEEITDAESSQQEATAST; this comes from the exons ATGGATCTGAATCTCTACAAAATCCCTGATAACATCCCCGCATCAACTAAGAACCTGGACCTGAGCTTTAACCCCCTGAGGCGTTTAGGCAGCCATAGCTTCTCCAAATTCTCAGAACTGCAGGTGTTGGATTTATCCAG GTGTGAAATTCAGATGATTGAAGATAATGCATATCAAGGCCTAGAGCACCTCTCCACCTTGATATTGACGGGAAACCCTATCCACAGCTTTGCCACGGAAGCCTTTTCTGGACTGTCAAGTTTACAGGTGCTGGTGGCGGTGGAGATAAATCTACCATCTCTGAAGGCCTTGCCCATTGGATATCTGAAATCGTTGAAGGAGCTCAATGTGGCTCACAATCTTATTAATGAATTCCATTTACCTGAGTATTTTTCTCACCTGCCTAACCTGGAACTCTTAGACCTTTCCAATAACAAGATCCGACGTATTGATCGTAAAGGCTTGCAGGTTCTCCACCAAATGCCCCCATGCAAACTCTCTTTAGACTTGTCCCTCAATCCTTTAGACTTTATCCAACCAGAGACCTTTGAAAATATTCATCTCCATGAACTGACTTTGAGAAATACTTTTAACAGTACAGCTGTAATGAAAACTTGTATTCAAGGTCTGGCTGGTTTAACCATCAAACGGCTGGTTCTGGGAGAATTTAAGAATGAAAGGAACATGGATAGTGTTGACAAATGTGCCCTGGAGGGACTGTGCCATTTGACCATTGAAGAATTCCGAATAGCACACTTTGATGACTTCTCAGAGGACGCTCTTTATTCTTCAAGTTGTTTGGcaaatgtttctaaaatttcTCTGGTCTCATTGAATTTGAAGAGTCTAGAAGGCCCCCCTAAAGATTTCAGATGGCAGTCCTTAACATTGGTTGATTGTAGACTGGAACATTTTCCCACTTTGGATCTGGCCTTTCTCCGGAAGTTTGTTTTCACTGCCAACAAACGCGTGACCACTTTTACTGATGTTAATCTACCAAACCTTGAGTTTCTAGACCTCAGTAGAAACGGGCTCAGTTTCAAGAGTTGCTGTTCTGACAGGGATTTTGGGACAACCAGACTGAAACACTTAGATCTGAGCTTCAATGATGTCATTACCATGGGTTCAAACTTCTTGAATTTAGAGCAGCTAGAACACCTCGATTTCCAGCATTCCAATTTAAAACAGGCCAGTGATTTTTCAGTCTTCCTATCACTCAAAAACCTCGTTTACCTTGATATTTCTTACACGAACACCCGAGTTGTCTTCCACGCCATCTTTGACGGCTTGTTCAGCCTCCAAGTCTTGAAAATGGCTGGCAACTATTTTCAGGATGACTTCCTTCCAAATATCTTCACAGATCTGACTAACTTGACCTTCCTGGACCTCTCTAAGTGTCAATTGAAAAGCGTGTCCCAGGACGCATTTGGCTCACTCCTTAAACTTCGGTTTCTGAATATGAGTCACAACAATCTCTTGTCCTTGGATATACTTCCTTATAAAGATCTCTCCCTTCAGGTCCTGGATTACAGTTTTAACCATATAGTGGCCGCCAAGAGGCAAGACCTACAACACTTCCCACGTAGTGTATCTTCCTTAAACCTGACTCAGAATGACTTGTCCTGTGCTTGTGAACACCTGAGTTTCCTGCAGTGGGTCCAGGACCACAGGCACCTCTTGGTGGGAGCTGAGAAAATGGTGTGCGCGAAACCGTTAGACAGGCAGGGTATGCCTGTGCTCAGTTTTAGAAACGCCACCTGTCAGACAAGCAAGACGATCATCAGCGTGTCGGTTCTCGGTGTAGTTGTGGTGTCTGTGGTAGCAGTTCTGGTCTATAAGTTTTATTTCCACCTGATGCTTCTGGCTGGCTGCAAAAGGTACGGCAAAGGCGAGAGCACCTACGATGCCTTTGTGATCTACTCGAGCCAGGATGAGGACTGGGTGAGGAATGAGTTGGTAAAGAACCTGGAGGAAGGGGTGCCCCATTTTCACCTCTGCCTTCACTACAGGGACTTTATTCCTGGTGTGGCCATCGCTGCCAACATCATCCAGGAAGGTTTTCACAAAAGCCGGAAAGTGATTGTTGTCGTGTCCCGGCATTTCATCCAGAGCCGATGGTGCCTCTTTGAGTATGAGATTGCCCAGACCTGGCAGTTTCTGAGCAGTCATGCGGGCATCATCTTCATCGTCCTGCAGAAGGTGGAGAAGTCCCTGCTTCGGCAGCAGGTGGAGCTGTATCGCCTTCTCAGCAGGAACACTTATCTGGAGTGGGAGGACAGTGTCCTGGGGAGGCACATCTTCTGGAGACGACTCAGGAAAGCCCTGCTGGATGGTAAACCATGGAGTCCGGAAGAAATAACAGATGCAGAGAGCAGCCAGCAAGAGGCAACAGCCTCCACCTGA